A portion of the Pithys albifrons albifrons isolate INPA30051 chromosome 1, PitAlb_v1, whole genome shotgun sequence genome contains these proteins:
- the KCNE3 gene encoding potassium voltage-gated channel subfamily E member 3, producing the protein MEENNQTETWHQGLQAVLNVLNQTLHGVIHCSANCPITTATASWNTRNGHPGRNDNAYMYILFVMTLFAAMVGSLILGYTRSRKVDKRSDPYHVYIKNRVSMV; encoded by the coding sequence ATGGAAGAGAACAACCAGACAGAGACCTGGCACCAAGGCCTGCAGGCTGTGCTTAATGTCTTAAACCAGACACTGCATGGGGTCATCCACTGCTCTGCCAATTGCCCTATCACCACTGCGACTGCCTCATGGAACACCCGCAATGGTCATCCTGGCCGGAACGACAATGCCTACATGTACATCCTCTTCGTCATGACACTCTTTGCCGCCATGGTGGGCAGCCTCATCCTGGGCTACACCCGCTCCCGGAAAGTGGACAAGCGCAGCGACCCATACCATGTCTACATTAAGAACAGAGTCTCCATGGTCTGA